Proteins found in one Microcella daejeonensis genomic segment:
- a CDS encoding aldo/keto reductase, whose product MTDLDFGPLVLGGNTFGWTSSRDESFAVLDAFVAAGGRAIDTADVYSAWAPGNSGGESETILGEWLASRGNRDQVSIATKVFSLEARPGLSRDNIRAAVRESLERLQTDYLDLYYAHRDDESVPQEEYVQAFAELVEEGLIRLVGASNFSAGRLRTAVGIAKELGIAGFTVAQDGYSLVKRELEHDLVPTLLDLDIVELPYGALQGGFLTGKYRPGVTVDSARAGNASKLLDIPRNLELLAVLDDIAAVRGVSVTAVSLAWLRQQPAVGAPIASARTVEQLPELVQSFGLELTADELARLA is encoded by the coding sequence ATGACTGATCTCGATTTCGGCCCCCTCGTGCTGGGCGGCAACACCTTCGGCTGGACCTCCTCGCGCGATGAGAGTTTCGCCGTGCTCGACGCCTTTGTGGCCGCGGGCGGACGCGCCATCGACACCGCCGACGTCTACTCGGCCTGGGCGCCGGGCAACAGCGGCGGCGAGTCCGAGACGATCCTCGGCGAGTGGCTCGCCTCGCGCGGCAACCGCGACCAGGTCTCCATCGCCACGAAGGTCTTCTCGCTCGAGGCGCGCCCCGGTCTGTCGCGCGACAACATCCGCGCAGCGGTGCGGGAGTCGCTCGAACGGCTGCAGACCGACTACCTCGACCTCTACTACGCCCACCGGGATGACGAGAGCGTGCCGCAGGAGGAGTACGTGCAGGCCTTCGCCGAGCTCGTCGAGGAGGGCCTGATCCGCCTCGTCGGCGCCTCCAACTTCAGCGCCGGGCGCCTGCGCACCGCGGTCGGCATCGCCAAGGAGCTCGGCATCGCCGGCTTCACCGTGGCGCAGGACGGCTACAGCCTCGTCAAGCGCGAGCTCGAGCACGATCTCGTGCCGACCCTGCTCGACCTCGACATCGTTGAGCTCCCCTACGGGGCCCTGCAGGGCGGGTTCCTCACCGGCAAGTACCGCCCCGGGGTGACGGTCGACTCCGCTCGCGCCGGCAACGCCTCGAAGCTCCTCGACATCCCCCGCAACCTCGAGCTGCTCGCGGTGCTCGACGACATCGCCGCCGTGCGCGGCGTCTCGGTCACCGCCGTCTCGCTCGCCTGGCTGCGCCAGCAGCCCGCGGTCGGCGCGCCGATCGCCTCGGCGCGCACCGTCGAGCAGCTGCCCGAGCTCGTGCAGTCGTTCGGTCTCGAGCTGACCGCCGACGAGCTCGCGCGCCTGGCCTGA